The Halococcus salifodinae DSM 8989 DNA window ACAGCGACACTGTACTCGGAAGCGGTGGAAAGGATCACAGCAGCCTCCGCAAAATCCGGTGGCTCGTGTATAATCATGGCGGCCATCGAACTCGAAAACGTCACGAAGCGATTCGGTGACGTTACCGCGCTCGAAAACTGTGATCTCGATGTCCACGAGGGGGAGATTTACGGCTTTCTTGGACCGAACGGTGCGGGGAAGTCGACCACGATCAACCTCCTGCTGGATTTCATCCGGCCGACCGGCGGCACCGCGCGGGTGCTCGGCCATGACGCCGAGGCCGAGAGCCAGCGGATCCGCGAGCGCGTCGGCGTCCTCCCCGAGGGGTTCGACGTGTACGACCGGTTGACCGGCCGCCAGCACCTCCAGTTCGCTATCGACTCGAAGGGCAGCGACGACGATCCGAACGAGATCGCCGCGCGCGTGGGGATCGCCGACGCGATCGACCGGAAGGCCGGCGGCTACTCGAAGGGGATGGCCCAGCGCCTCGTCCTCGGAATGGCGCTCGTCGGCCAGCCAGATCTGCTGATCCTCGACGAGCCCTCGACGGGATTGGATCCCAACGGCGCGCGCGAGATGCGCGAGATCATCCGAGCCGAGCGCGACCGCGGCGCGACGGTGTTCTTTTCGAGTCACATCCTCGGCCAGGTCGACGCGATCTGCGATCGCGTGGGCATTCTCCGTGGCGGCGAGCTCGTCGCCGAGGACACCGTCGAGGGGCTGCGCGACGCCACCAGCGCCGAGGCGACCCTCGTCGTCAAGGTCGACCGGGTGCCCGACGGGGTGTTGGAGGAGGTGCGCTCGCTCCCGGCGGTGTCGGACGCGAGCGCCGAGGGCACCACGATCAGGGTGTCGTGTGAGGACTCCTCGAAGACCACAGTCCTGGGGACGATCGAGGACGCCGGCGCGACCGTCGAGGACTTCTCGACCGAGGACGCCTCGCTCGAAGAGTTGTTTGCCTCCTATACCAACGACAACTCTCCTCAATCGAACGTTGGGACTGGACGATCGGGAGATGAGACGGCTCGCTCCGGCGAAAATACGGATCGAACCACTGACGAGATCACGGAGGTCAAGACGTGAGTACGCTCACGGTCGCGCGGAAAGACTTCCAAGATGGGATTCGGTCGTGGTTGCTGCTCGGATTAACTGCGGTGTTCGTCGTTTTCGCGGCGGGGGCGGCATACATCTACATTGCGATCGGTTCGATCGGTGGTGGCGGTGGGGGCGCGGTCTCCTCGTTGTCGATCATCGACTTCCTCTCGGGACTCACCGCGTTTTTCATCCCACTGATTGGGGTAATAGTTGGCTACAAGGCAATTGTCGCTGAACGCGAAAGCGGGAGCATCGCCCTCCTGCTCTCACTGCCCCACACCCGCCGTGATGTGGTACTGGGCAAGGTACTCGGTCGGACAGGGGTCGTCTTCGTCTCGGCAGTCGTCGGCTTCTTGATCGCTGCGGGCGTCGTCGTCGTGTTGGCCGGCTCACTCTCAGTTGTCAACTACGCCTTGTTCGTGCTGGCGACGCTGCTGCTTGCGCTGGCGTTCGTCGCGCTCGCGGTCAGTTTCTCGGCAGCGACGAAATCTTCGACACTCTCGCTTGCGGGGGCTGGCGTCATTACCGTGCTGTTCATCTTCTCGGTTTGGGGACTTATCCCGGTGCTCGTACGGTTTGTCCTCAACGAGTACACGCCACTCTCGTTAGATATGTCGGTCCAGCCCGAGTGGGCGCAATTTTTCGTCCAACTCGATCCGACGACCGCGTATTCAAACGTTCTCGGTGTGTTGATTCCCGATCTCGCGAGCGGTTCACTCGCTAGCGGTGGTAGTGTGCCGTTCTATCTCGCCCCTTCGTTCGGATTCGTGACCCTCGCAGCGTGGATCATCATCCCACTCGTGCTGGGCTACTACCGATTCAACACGACCGATCTCTAGCGAGACGTATCGATTCAATACGAGAATAGTACTGTACGAACGAAATATCACCGACGAAAAATACAATGTCGATCACCAACGTACTCACCGACCCGAACGAATCGTTCAATCATCGAGCCGAAAACCCTGGTCTGCTCCGACCACTCGGCGTGGTCTTCCTCGCGGCGGTCGCCGCGATCATCGCCCCGCTGCTCAGCTATCGTGAGTTCTTAGCTGCTGGCGCACCCCCACTCGCTGTATTCGGACAGGCGGGAAGCATCATCTTCGCGTTCTTCGGACAGTTTGTGGCCTGGATCGTGTTCGCCATCGTGTTCTATCTCTTCTCGATCGCGGTCGGCGGGAGCGGTTCGCTCGGCGATACGCTCAAACTGAACGGTTGGGGGTTCGTTCCCGCAATCATCGCGGGAATCGTCTCCGGCATCGGACAGTTCATCGCGCTGCAAAACGTTGCGGTTCCCGATCTCCCACAGAATTTCAACCAGGAGACTGCCACCCAATTCGCGGAGGCCCTGACGAACTTTCAGATGGCGATTCAAAGCGAGCCCGCAGTTCGAATTGCCAGTCTGATCGTCATCCTGCTTACGATCTGGCAGGCCGTTATATGGGCGCATGCGACGATGCACGCACGCGATCTCTCTCTTCGTGGGGCGACAATCGCTGTTGGGGTTCCTATCGGAGTGTTCGTCCTCTTCAATCTCTACAATCTCTTGAACGGATGGGTGATCTGATCGTTCGATCCCATCGATTCATCGACCGTCCGTTCCGGTCTGCTGCCCTCACACAACAGTTCAGTCGATCCAGACCGACCACCGACCACCAAACCACTAATCCACACCCTCACAACCTCCACGATGTACGCGATCGACCCCTCCGACCTGAC harbors:
- a CDS encoding ABC transporter ATP-binding protein is translated as MAAIELENVTKRFGDVTALENCDLDVHEGEIYGFLGPNGAGKSTTINLLLDFIRPTGGTARVLGHDAEAESQRIRERVGVLPEGFDVYDRLTGRQHLQFAIDSKGSDDDPNEIAARVGIADAIDRKAGGYSKGMAQRLVLGMALVGQPDLLILDEPSTGLDPNGAREMREIIRAERDRGATVFFSSHILGQVDAICDRVGILRGGELVAEDTVEGLRDATSAEATLVVKVDRVPDGVLEEVRSLPAVSDASAEGTTIRVSCEDSSKTTVLGTIEDAGATVEDFSTEDASLEELFASYTNDNSPQSNVGTGRSGDETARSGENTDRTTDEITEVKT
- a CDS encoding ABC transporter permease subunit, coding for MSTLTVARKDFQDGIRSWLLLGLTAVFVVFAAGAAYIYIAIGSIGGGGGGAVSSLSIIDFLSGLTAFFIPLIGVIVGYKAIVAERESGSIALLLSLPHTRRDVVLGKVLGRTGVVFVSAVVGFLIAAGVVVVLAGSLSVVNYALFVLATLLLALAFVALAVSFSAATKSSTLSLAGAGVITVLFIFSVWGLIPVLVRFVLNEYTPLSLDMSVQPEWAQFFVQLDPTTAYSNVLGVLIPDLASGSLASGGSVPFYLAPSFGFVTLAAWIIIPLVLGYYRFNTTDL
- a CDS encoding Yip1 family protein, which encodes MSITNVLTDPNESFNHRAENPGLLRPLGVVFLAAVAAIIAPLLSYREFLAAGAPPLAVFGQAGSIIFAFFGQFVAWIVFAIVFYLFSIAVGGSGSLGDTLKLNGWGFVPAIIAGIVSGIGQFIALQNVAVPDLPQNFNQETATQFAEALTNFQMAIQSEPAVRIASLIVILLTIWQAVIWAHATMHARDLSLRGATIAVGVPIGVFVLFNLYNLLNGWVI